One region of Citrus sinensis cultivar Valencia sweet orange chromosome 6, DVS_A1.0, whole genome shotgun sequence genomic DNA includes:
- the LOC102611985 gene encoding uncharacterized protein LOC102611985 isoform X1: MMQKALQLNVEQKDLKESICGSTAGSDMLGWLKLLALDPCEPDVSRDSVQKFWYQALQLRKVWHISNAKCSQRKRKLEQFLNGGNFKAASGLASKRSNYQNVKKVTCQKTVRNSCSSDGCLTFDNSFKQKQLPTDSNTSDSITTWDPFSEDIFSLVNKNESFNGSDFFSPENYIVQDQPLVDSCELISSSHSSSSEEKVQQAVGLLSAESESESENPPRAVIPIGPKFQAEVPDWRGPITKKNLYDSESLKWLGTKIWPIEEASPLSNMRRIGRGGPQFCSCVSPGSADCIRCHMLSARHNLQSELGPAFLSWKFDEMGEVVSKKWTMKEQIMFETFMKTYLLSNAANFWERAAKCIPSKSKKMILSYYYNVSNPRRMSRLTRSSHDQVDSDEDQVDDKYL, from the exons ATGATGCAGAAAGCATTACAGCTTAATGTAGAACAAAAGGACCTCAAAGAATCTATTTGTGGCTCAACTGCAGGTTCAGATATGCTGGGGTGGTTAAAATTACTTGCTTTGGATCCGTGTGAACCAGATGTATCGAGGGATTCGGTTCAGAAATTCTGGTATCAGGCTCTTCAATTGAGGAAAGTTTGGCATATCAGTAATGCTAAATGTTCTCAG agaaagagaaagctCGAGCAGTTTTTAAATGGTGGAAATTTCAAAGCAGCTTCTGGATTGGCTTCAAAGAGGTCTAATTATCAAAATGTCAAGAAAGTGACCTGTCAGAAAACTGTTAGGAACTCATGCAGTTCTGATGGTTGTTTGACATTTGATAATAGTTTCAAACAAAAGCAACTGCCTACTGATTCCAACACTTCAGATAGTATAACTACCTGGGATCCATTTAGTGAggatattttttctttagttaacAAAAATGAATCATTCAATGGCTCAGATTTCTTTAGTCCAGAAAACTATATAGTTCAGGATCAACCCCTGGTGGATTCCTGCGAATTGATTAGCAGTTCACATTCATCAAGTTCAGAAGAGAAAGTTCAACAAGCAGTCGGTTTATTGAGTGCTGAATCTGAGAGTGAGAGTGAAAATCCTCCCAGAGCTGTCATTCCTATTGGGCCAAAATTCCAGGCTGAAGTTCCAGATTGGAGGGGCccaataaccaaaaaaaatctttatgatTCAGAAAGTTTAAAATGGTTGGGCACTAAGATTTGGCCCATTGAAGAAGCAAGTCCTTTGAGCAACATGAGAAGAATTGGGAGAGGGGGACCTCAATTCTGTTCTTGTGTCTCTCCAGGATCTGCAGACTGCATCAGATGCCATATGCTTTCAGCAAGGCATAATCTGCAGTCTGAACTTGGACCTGCTTTCCTGAGTTGGAAGTTTGATGAGATGGGAGAAGTAGTTTCAAAGAAATGGACAATGAAAGAACAAATTATGTTTGAAACCTTCATGAAAACTTATTTGTTGTCAAATGCAGCCAATTTTTGGGAGCGTGCTGCAAAATGTATCCCATCCAAGAGCAAAAAGATGATTTTGAGCTATTATTATAATGTGTCCAATCCTAGACGGATGAGTCGGTTGACAAGATCTTCCCATGATCAAGTTGATAGTGATGAAGATCAAGTTGATGATAAATATTTGTAA
- the LOC102611985 gene encoding AT-rich interactive domain-containing protein 1-like isoform X2, with protein sequence MQITGSDMLGWLKLLALDPCEPDVSRDSVQKFWYQALQLRKVWHISNAKCSQRKRKLEQFLNGGNFKAASGLASKRSNYQNVKKVTCQKTVRNSCSSDGCLTFDNSFKQKQLPTDSNTSDSITTWDPFSEDIFSLVNKNESFNGSDFFSPENYIVQDQPLVDSCELISSSHSSSSEEKVQQAVGLLSAESESESENPPRAVIPIGPKFQAEVPDWRGPITKKNLYDSESLKWLGTKIWPIEEASPLSNMRRIGRGGPQFCSCVSPGSADCIRCHMLSARHNLQSELGPAFLSWKFDEMGEVVSKKWTMKEQIMFETFMKTYLLSNAANFWERAAKCIPSKSKKMILSYYYNVSNPRRMSRLTRSSHDQVDSDEDQVDDKYL encoded by the exons ATGCAGATTACTG GTTCAGATATGCTGGGGTGGTTAAAATTACTTGCTTTGGATCCGTGTGAACCAGATGTATCGAGGGATTCGGTTCAGAAATTCTGGTATCAGGCTCTTCAATTGAGGAAAGTTTGGCATATCAGTAATGCTAAATGTTCTCAG agaaagagaaagctCGAGCAGTTTTTAAATGGTGGAAATTTCAAAGCAGCTTCTGGATTGGCTTCAAAGAGGTCTAATTATCAAAATGTCAAGAAAGTGACCTGTCAGAAAACTGTTAGGAACTCATGCAGTTCTGATGGTTGTTTGACATTTGATAATAGTTTCAAACAAAAGCAACTGCCTACTGATTCCAACACTTCAGATAGTATAACTACCTGGGATCCATTTAGTGAggatattttttctttagttaacAAAAATGAATCATTCAATGGCTCAGATTTCTTTAGTCCAGAAAACTATATAGTTCAGGATCAACCCCTGGTGGATTCCTGCGAATTGATTAGCAGTTCACATTCATCAAGTTCAGAAGAGAAAGTTCAACAAGCAGTCGGTTTATTGAGTGCTGAATCTGAGAGTGAGAGTGAAAATCCTCCCAGAGCTGTCATTCCTATTGGGCCAAAATTCCAGGCTGAAGTTCCAGATTGGAGGGGCccaataaccaaaaaaaatctttatgatTCAGAAAGTTTAAAATGGTTGGGCACTAAGATTTGGCCCATTGAAGAAGCAAGTCCTTTGAGCAACATGAGAAGAATTGGGAGAGGGGGACCTCAATTCTGTTCTTGTGTCTCTCCAGGATCTGCAGACTGCATCAGATGCCATATGCTTTCAGCAAGGCATAATCTGCAGTCTGAACTTGGACCTGCTTTCCTGAGTTGGAAGTTTGATGAGATGGGAGAAGTAGTTTCAAAGAAATGGACAATGAAAGAACAAATTATGTTTGAAACCTTCATGAAAACTTATTTGTTGTCAAATGCAGCCAATTTTTGGGAGCGTGCTGCAAAATGTATCCCATCCAAGAGCAAAAAGATGATTTTGAGCTATTATTATAATGTGTCCAATCCTAGACGGATGAGTCGGTTGACAAGATCTTCCCATGATCAAGTTGATAGTGATGAAGATCAAGTTGATGATAAATATTTGTAA
- the LOC102611985 gene encoding AT-rich interactive domain-containing protein 1-like isoform X4: MLNVLSFDYPNPKTTTFSSPSFHQRKRKLEQFLNGGNFKAASGLASKRSNYQNVKKVTCQKTVRNSCSSDGCLTFDNSFKQKQLPTDSNTSDSITTWDPFSEDIFSLVNKNESFNGSDFFSPENYIVQDQPLVDSCELISSSHSSSSEEKVQQAVGLLSAESESESENPPRAVIPIGPKFQAEVPDWRGPITKKNLYDSESLKWLGTKIWPIEEASPLSNMRRIGRGGPQFCSCVSPGSADCIRCHMLSARHNLQSELGPAFLSWKFDEMGEVVSKKWTMKEQIMFETFMKTYLLSNAANFWERAAKCIPSKSKKMILSYYYNVSNPRRMSRLTRSSHDQVDSDEDQVDDKYL; encoded by the exons ATGCTAAATGTTCTCAG TTTTGACTATCCTAATCCTAAGACAACAACCTTTTCCTCTCCCTCTTTTCAtcagagaaagagaaagctCGAGCAGTTTTTAAATGGTGGAAATTTCAAAGCAGCTTCTGGATTGGCTTCAAAGAGGTCTAATTATCAAAATGTCAAGAAAGTGACCTGTCAGAAAACTGTTAGGAACTCATGCAGTTCTGATGGTTGTTTGACATTTGATAATAGTTTCAAACAAAAGCAACTGCCTACTGATTCCAACACTTCAGATAGTATAACTACCTGGGATCCATTTAGTGAggatattttttctttagttaacAAAAATGAATCATTCAATGGCTCAGATTTCTTTAGTCCAGAAAACTATATAGTTCAGGATCAACCCCTGGTGGATTCCTGCGAATTGATTAGCAGTTCACATTCATCAAGTTCAGAAGAGAAAGTTCAACAAGCAGTCGGTTTATTGAGTGCTGAATCTGAGAGTGAGAGTGAAAATCCTCCCAGAGCTGTCATTCCTATTGGGCCAAAATTCCAGGCTGAAGTTCCAGATTGGAGGGGCccaataaccaaaaaaaatctttatgatTCAGAAAGTTTAAAATGGTTGGGCACTAAGATTTGGCCCATTGAAGAAGCAAGTCCTTTGAGCAACATGAGAAGAATTGGGAGAGGGGGACCTCAATTCTGTTCTTGTGTCTCTCCAGGATCTGCAGACTGCATCAGATGCCATATGCTTTCAGCAAGGCATAATCTGCAGTCTGAACTTGGACCTGCTTTCCTGAGTTGGAAGTTTGATGAGATGGGAGAAGTAGTTTCAAAGAAATGGACAATGAAAGAACAAATTATGTTTGAAACCTTCATGAAAACTTATTTGTTGTCAAATGCAGCCAATTTTTGGGAGCGTGCTGCAAAATGTATCCCATCCAAGAGCAAAAAGATGATTTTGAGCTATTATTATAATGTGTCCAATCCTAGACGGATGAGTCGGTTGACAAGATCTTCCCATGATCAAGTTGATAGTGATGAAGATCAAGTTGATGATAAATATTTGTAA
- the LOC102611690 gene encoding protein OCTOPUS encodes MNPATDPPPPQPPLQPHRPSTSCDRHPDEHFTGFCPSCLCERLAVLDHSSSASASSSRKPNAAAALKSIFKPGGGGGGAGSSSKPPFFPELRRTKSFSASKNEGFSGVFEPQRKSCDVRVRNTLWSLFTQDDERNPYKREQNRETVEATESLSRNLGSSARPSFQGPVLESQEEGKSESEGQNENEIDKEGNADDCIRVLDEPIVGIGSSSDKVEEIIEEEEEVEEEEIVEVKQEQVFEEELKPMKDHIDLDSQTKKASGRDFKDFAGSFWSAASVFSKKLQKWRQKQKLKKRRNDTGSARLPVEKPISRQYRETQSEIADYGFGRRSCDTDPRFSLDAGRISFDDPRYSFDEPRASWDGYLIGRTFPRMPTMVSVVEDAPVVPVSRSDTQIPVEEPAMNAINEDETVPGGSAQTRDYYSDSSSRRRKSLDRSSSIRKTAAAVVAEIDELKAASNAKVSPATADYFNGPKLVYGDKELRDSNSNSLRDDCSETFEMNFRDNASVVGNGERKVSKKSRRWGKAWNIWGFIHRRSVNKDEDEDRYSRANGVERSFSESWQELRGERNGEVKGGFNPKVLRSNSSVSWRNSSNFGGLGGLKKNGLEANGNSKKKRDEFVLERNRSARYSPNNIENGLLRFYLTPMRGSRRGGSGKTRSSHAHSIARSVLRLY; translated from the coding sequence ATGAATCCAGCAACCGACCCACCACCACCACAGCCTCCACTTCAGCCCCACCGTCCTTCCACTTCCTGCGACCGTCATCCCGACGAGCATTTCACCGGCTTTTGCCCCTCATGCCTTTGCGAGCGTCTGGCCGTTTTAGATCACTCTTCTTCAGCGTCAGCTTCCTCGTCACGCAAACCCAACGCCGCCGCTGCACTTAAGTCCATCTTCAAGCCCGGCGGAGGCGGAGGGGGAGCTGGGTCTTCCTCGAAACCCCCTTTTTTTCCGGAGCTGCGTCGTACGAAGTCGTTTTCGGCGTCGAAGAACGAGGGCTTTAGCGGCGTGTTTGAGCCTCAGAGGAAATCTTGTGACGTTAGGGTTAGGAATACTCTTTGGTCGCTTTTTACTCAGGACGACGAGAGAAACCCTTATAAGAGGGAACAAAACAGAGAGACTGTCGAAGCAACTGAGAGTCTCAGTCGAAATTTGGGGTCTTCGGCGAGGCCCAGCTTTCAAGGTCCCGTTTTGGAGTCCCAAGAGGAAGGCAAAAGCGAGAGCGAAGGCCAAAACGAAAACGAAATCGATAAAGAAGGTAATGCTGATGACTGCATTAGGGTTTTAGACGAACCCATTGTAGGAATTGGATCGTCGAGTGATAAAGTGGAGGAAATTATTgaggaggaagaagaagtAGAGGAGGAGGAAATAGTGGAAGTGAAGCAAGAACAAGTTTTTGAAGAGGAATTGAAGCCAATGAAAGACCACATAGATCTTGATTCTCAAACGAAGAAAGCTTCTGGGAGAGACTTCAAAGATTTTGCAGGTAGTTTTTGGTCAGCTGCTTCTGTGTTTAGTAAGAAGTTACAAAAATGGAGACAAAAGCAGAAGCTGAAGAAGCGGAGAAACGACACTGGGTCAGCAAGATTGCCTGTCGAGAAGCCAATTTCCAGACAATATCGTGAAACCCAGTCGGAGATTGCTGATTATGGGTTTGGGAGAAGATCTTGTGATACGGATCCACGATTCTCGCTTGATGCAGGGAGGATTTCGTTTGATGATCCACGGTACTCGTTTGATGAGCCAAGGGCCTCTTGGGATGGTTACTTGATTGGAAGGACTTTTCCAAGAATGCCCACCATGGTTTCTGTTGTGGAGGATGCTCCTGTCGTTCCTGTTTCAAGGTCTGATACTCAAATTCCTGTTGAAGAGCCGGCTATGAATGCTATTAATGAAGATGAGACTGTCCCTGGTGGGTCTGCTCAGACTAGGGACTATTATTCTGATTCATCTTCGAGGAGAAGGAAGAGTCTTGATAGGTCGAGTTCTATTAGGAAGACAGCTGCAGCTGTGGTTGCTGAGATTGATGAATTGAAGGCGGCTTCTAATGCTAAGGTGTCTCCTGCTACGGCTGATTATTTTAATGGGCCTAAGTTGGTTTATGGTGATAAGGAGTTGAGGGATTCGAACTCGAattcattgagggatgattgTAGTGAGACTTTTGAGATGAATTTTAGAGACAATGCATCTGTGGTGGGCAATGGTGAAAGGAAGGTGAGTAAGAAGTCACGAAGATGGGGTAAGGCATGGAATATATGGGGTTTTATTCACAGGAGAAGTGTTAACAAAGATGAGGATGAAGATAGGTATAGTAGAGCTAATGGGGTTGAGAGGTCCTTTTCAGAGTCTTGGCAAGAGCTGAGAGGAGAAAGGAATGGAGAAGTTAAAGGGGGGTTTAATCCTAAGGTATTGAGGAGCAACAGCAGTGTTAGTTGGAGGAATTCAAGTAATTTTGGTGGATTGGGTGGTTTGAAGAAGAATGGTCTTGAGGCAAATGGGAATAGCAAAAAGAAGAGGGATGAGTTTGTATTGGAGAGGAATAGGAGTGCAAGGTATTCACCAAACAACATTGAAAATGGACTGTTAAGGTTCTACTTGACGCCGATGAGGGGCAGTAGGAGAGGTGGATCTGGCAAAACTAGGTCTAGTCATGCCCATTCAATTGCAAGGAGTGTACTGCGATTGTACTAA
- the LOC102611985 gene encoding AT-rich interactive domain-containing protein 1-like isoform X3 encodes MLGWLKLLALDPCEPDVSRDSVQKFWYQALQLRKVWHISNAKCSQRKRKLEQFLNGGNFKAASGLASKRSNYQNVKKVTCQKTVRNSCSSDGCLTFDNSFKQKQLPTDSNTSDSITTWDPFSEDIFSLVNKNESFNGSDFFSPENYIVQDQPLVDSCELISSSHSSSSEEKVQQAVGLLSAESESESENPPRAVIPIGPKFQAEVPDWRGPITKKNLYDSESLKWLGTKIWPIEEASPLSNMRRIGRGGPQFCSCVSPGSADCIRCHMLSARHNLQSELGPAFLSWKFDEMGEVVSKKWTMKEQIMFETFMKTYLLSNAANFWERAAKCIPSKSKKMILSYYYNVSNPRRMSRLTRSSHDQVDSDEDQVDDKYL; translated from the exons ATGCTGGGGTGGTTAAAATTACTTGCTTTGGATCCGTGTGAACCAGATGTATCGAGGGATTCGGTTCAGAAATTCTGGTATCAGGCTCTTCAATTGAGGAAAGTTTGGCATATCAGTAATGCTAAATGTTCTCAG agaaagagaaagctCGAGCAGTTTTTAAATGGTGGAAATTTCAAAGCAGCTTCTGGATTGGCTTCAAAGAGGTCTAATTATCAAAATGTCAAGAAAGTGACCTGTCAGAAAACTGTTAGGAACTCATGCAGTTCTGATGGTTGTTTGACATTTGATAATAGTTTCAAACAAAAGCAACTGCCTACTGATTCCAACACTTCAGATAGTATAACTACCTGGGATCCATTTAGTGAggatattttttctttagttaacAAAAATGAATCATTCAATGGCTCAGATTTCTTTAGTCCAGAAAACTATATAGTTCAGGATCAACCCCTGGTGGATTCCTGCGAATTGATTAGCAGTTCACATTCATCAAGTTCAGAAGAGAAAGTTCAACAAGCAGTCGGTTTATTGAGTGCTGAATCTGAGAGTGAGAGTGAAAATCCTCCCAGAGCTGTCATTCCTATTGGGCCAAAATTCCAGGCTGAAGTTCCAGATTGGAGGGGCccaataaccaaaaaaaatctttatgatTCAGAAAGTTTAAAATGGTTGGGCACTAAGATTTGGCCCATTGAAGAAGCAAGTCCTTTGAGCAACATGAGAAGAATTGGGAGAGGGGGACCTCAATTCTGTTCTTGTGTCTCTCCAGGATCTGCAGACTGCATCAGATGCCATATGCTTTCAGCAAGGCATAATCTGCAGTCTGAACTTGGACCTGCTTTCCTGAGTTGGAAGTTTGATGAGATGGGAGAAGTAGTTTCAAAGAAATGGACAATGAAAGAACAAATTATGTTTGAAACCTTCATGAAAACTTATTTGTTGTCAAATGCAGCCAATTTTTGGGAGCGTGCTGCAAAATGTATCCCATCCAAGAGCAAAAAGATGATTTTGAGCTATTATTATAATGTGTCCAATCCTAGACGGATGAGTCGGTTGACAAGATCTTCCCATGATCAAGTTGATAGTGATGAAGATCAAGTTGATGATAAATATTTGTAA